The following DNA comes from Hordeum vulgare subsp. vulgare chromosome 3H, MorexV3_pseudomolecules_assembly, whole genome shotgun sequence.
AAACCCAGTATGTGACTTGGTTTGGGCCTCTGGCTTTAGATATTAGGCTTTTATGCGATGTTTGTTTGGTATTAGGTTCGAACTATCAACACCCCTTCATCATGTGGTTAGGAGTAGCGACAGATATTGCTAAAATGATGGCTTTAGACTACGTGTTGTATTACTTTATAAggtctttgtgaataattaataaaatgaatGCATGCACCATCCAAATGCAAAGGCCGGAGGTAATCCTCCTTTTCAAATAATAAAAAACTTAAAGGGAAAACAATCTACTACCATGGGACCTGTTACTAGGTTTATGGACCCACATACACAAACTTTTCAAGTATTCAGCAGCACGTCCAGCATCTGCTGGACTAGACAGATATCAAGCAGACTGTCACAAATGGTACCCAGGTCATGGCAAACATCAAAAACTCCTATCACAACATTATTACACTAGAAATAAGTGATACTTGCTGATTAACAGAACATATGCGGAGCATCGATAAAACTCCAGCCATTATTATTAATACAGTATGCTCAGTTCTGGGGAGATGACCCAAGATGTAGTACAAATATTACATGCTGAACAAGACAGAATAACGGAACAAATAGAAGTTTTAAGACCCAACAGATGTCTGCTCTTTCGaccttttgatcacatcaaccttaccgGATTCAGCTCAACCGATCAGTTGCAATTGCACCGACACAAATTCCCGCAGGTGACAGAACTGACAGTAACAACAGAACGGTCCGATTGCTTCAGTAAGTAACGAAAACAACCGCTTTGGCATTGAATTTGTACACAACAGATAACCTTCTCGCCAAGTCACAACGACACAGAAACGTATAACAAAATGAAATGACAACGTCAACCTTTGCTAAGAACCGGTCAGGGCGAGGCAGAGGGGCACGGACCGAATGCCGCGCCACATGCTATCCACTGCTTTTTGCGGCTGCAAGGGAGCATGCAATCAGGTACCTTCTGCCACTCCTTGCTCACAAGGTTGTACATCACGAGGCGGTTCATTCGCTTCGCCTTCAAGGAGAGCATGAGCAAGCCGCTGTTGCCCAGGCAGGTCATCCTCATGTGCTTACCGTAGAATTCTAAGCACCAGATATTTGGCATTCTGTCCACCTCCTTCCAGAGGAGAGTCATCTTCTGCAACTCCCAGATGCAGACGCAGGTCGCTGCGTTCTTGCACAGCAGGCCCACAAGCATGATCTTCCCCTGGAACTCGGCAAGTGTGTGGTCAGTCAGATGCAGCGGCAGCGGGATGATGAAATGAATCCAAGTCCCGGTGCTTACATCATATGACAACACACCCTCGGGTTCTGAGCACATGAAGTACAGTGTGCTGCCAACCGCGACTGGCTGTGACCTGAAATTTAGAGCAAGTGGGAGCTTGATGCTTGGAGGAAACTCGCCTGGCTGAAACCACATATTCTGCAGAGAGTCGTAGACCTCATGATTTCCATCATTTCGCAACCACATCACTTTGTAACCCTCATTAGGAGCTCTTCCATTCAGCACCATCCCTACTGACACTCTTGACCATGCCTGAACTGACCTGGGAGGAATTTCCTTTAGTGATTGTGTAAGAGGGTTGCATATGTAGAAGTTCCTGTGGCTAAGATCCAATAAGCAAACAAGGCCACCTGCAGATGCCACTGGCATTACTATGTTTGCAGGAGCAAGGGGAACAGAAGGGTGGTGCCATTTGTTTAGCGAAGGGTCATACATCGCTACATTGTTGTTGCCATTCTCATGTGTGATTGTATAGAACCATGGCATTCCATGTGGAACTTCAGAGTACTGCTGAGAGAAATTGTCTGAGCCTACCATAGAACACCACTTCCGACAAACAGTGCGGAATCGAAAAATGGCAGCCACTGGAAGCCTTGCGATGACAGTTTCAAAAAGGTCTTCAGGGAACTCGCTCCAAATATCTAGCTTCATTGCTTCAGCTGAGTTCAGGAAGGATGCTTTCTCTCGGTTTCTGTCTCTGCGTGGTCGCTTGCGAGGAGGAGATTGGTTAGCTTCCATGATCTTCAGCAATTCCGAGTTGTATCCAGTCCTTTCTCCACAATAATCATCCTTGACCGAACCATGCTCAAAATCTAGTAGATACCACCTGTAATAAGATATTTAAAAAATACAGTTCGTCTTAGTTGATGGCAAAGCAATGGAAGAATTTTACAACTGCCAACGAAAGGAGATGATCGACAGTTTAATTGATGGCTCAGTTTAGTCTTTGGAACAGTGCTTCACAACTGTGTTCACAGGTTTGTCAAATCATGAACACAGGTAAGCAGTTAGCTTTTTGTAGCAAGCTGTGATTGTTACATTTTATATTAATTGCTATGTCACGTGGTAATAACTGGTACCCTGATAAAACATAAAGCAATCTATGTTGCTAGCAGGCTAGCTAGATGTTTCTAACGAATACTATAGAGTTGCCCTCCAAAGGGCAAAACATCACATATTCTTGCGCATTCAAAACAAAAGTTGCACAGAAATATGTTTTACATGCATATCGGATGAAGGTGGCACGATACTTATGCGCTCTAAAAGGACAAGCAGCACGACCATGTGCACAGTCTAAACAGATTTTGAATCACCAACCAAACCCGTAAGATTACCAAAATGGAGTCCAAGCTGTTTGTCGTTTTAGCTATACTGACTTGGTGAGCATAAACAAATAGTAATGCAAACCAATGTGAATTGTAAATTCCATTATAGCTTTATCCGTAAGAAACCAAACCAAACGCACATTATATTTCCTAAAAACACGCAGCTTAACTAAGCAAGGCTAGAGATAATCCCCAAACTGTAAGCACTATGCATGCAACGCTTGCTGAAGCACAGCAGTAAAGTGATGAATGAATAAAATAAGCACGCATCATCATGTTGTTCACTAGTTTTAATTTTCTGTGGGGTAGTATGTTGTTCGCCACGCCAGTTCATATACACGACTTCCTGAATTTCGGCACCTTGGCGTTAGCAATCGTGTAAACTCGTTTGCTTTTTTTCTATTCCGTTCAAGCCTTGCAAACTAGTCTGAACGACGACGCCGTCAGAATAATCACCGTTTCCCTTTGTCGCCTGGTTCCTTTGCCTACAAGGAGCAGTACAAACGCGGTGCGCCTCCAAAGTCAACTTAACTAGGATATACAGTATGTTATTAGGAGCAGCAGCATCACATGCCCTGAAACAGCCTCCACGTCGCGGGATTTCTCGCGCCTCGTTCCGCCATCCATGGTGGATATATACGCGTGAAGTGCGCCGCGGGCGGGGGGGCAAAGTGCAATGTCAAACGCTACTCCGGAGGCTGGTGGATAAAATAGTGGCATTAACAAACAATTTCGAGGAGGGAAGAAGCAGGCTAGCAGTGCGGGCGACGCCACGGCCGTTCCCCTTGGTCGCACGCCACCGCGCCTCGAACTCATCACCGAATCGGCCGAGGCAACCGAGCGAAAAACGACGGGGAAAACTCGCGAGGCGCCGCAACGGAGCCCGGCGACAGCGCCAGCAATCTGAGCGCGCCCGCGGGGTATCCGCGCGACCTAATTTCCGCGCCGCCGGAGCGGCCCCGCGCCCGCGCGCGCGCGGCGGATCAAACGACGGAGCGGGGGGGCG
Coding sequences within:
- the LOC123445271 gene encoding F-box only protein 6: MGEVAALRQLVGQVQELWDLYGAVHAHAHGPLPRWYLLDFEHGSVKDDYCGERTGYNSELLKIMEANQSPPRKRPRRDRNREKASFLNSAEAMKLDIWSEFPEDLFETVIARLPVAAIFRFRTVCRKWCSMVGSDNFSQQYSEVPHGMPWFYTITHENGNNNVAMYDPSLNKWHHPSVPLAPANIVMPVASAGGLVCLLDLSHRNFYICNPLTQSLKEIPPRSVQAWSRVSVGMVLNGRAPNEGYKVMWLRNDGNHEVYDSLQNMWFQPGEFPPSIKLPLALNFRSQPVAVGSTLYFMCSEPEGVLSYDVSTGTWIHFIIPLPLHLTDHTLAEFQGKIMLVGLLCKNAATCVCIWELQKMTLLWKEVDRMPNIWCLEFYGKHMRMTCLGNSGLLMLSLKAKRMNRLVMYNLVSKEWQKVPDCMLPCSRKKQWIACGAAFGPCPSASP